Proteins found in one Seonamhaeicola sp. S2-3 genomic segment:
- a CDS encoding porin family protein, which yields MKKLCIVLAIAALGISLQSTAQEVTFGAKAGINIANFSGGDADRNALIGLQAGLISEIAFSDKFSLQPELLYTRQGSEAEDIVKVKLDYIAVPVLAKFYVAENFSVEVGPQFSFLVDDKGDYNDSSIPDADTDASSFDFSANLGLGYNFGANMFAQLRYNYGITTVVENPDIKNSVFQLALGYKF from the coding sequence ATGAAAAAATTATGTATTGTTTTAGCAATTGCTGCTTTGGGAATTTCACTACAATCAACTGCTCAAGAGGTAACTTTTGGTGCCAAAGCAGGGATTAATATTGCTAATTTTTCTGGAGGCGATGCCGATAGAAATGCTTTAATAGGGCTTCAAGCAGGATTGATTTCTGAAATTGCATTCAGCGACAAATTCTCACTACAGCCAGAGTTGTTGTATACAAGACAAGGTTCTGAAGCCGAAGATATTGTTAAAGTTAAACTCGACTATATCGCGGTTCCAGTATTGGCAAAATTTTATGTAGCCGAAAATTTTAGTGTGGAAGTTGGCCCTCAATTTTCTTTTTTGGTAGATGATAAGGGAGACTATAACGATAGTAGCATCCCCGATGCTGATACCGACGCCTCAAGTTTCGATTTTAGTGCAAACTTAGGTTTGGGTTATAATTTTGGGGCAAATATGTTTGCTCAACTAAGATATAATTATGGTATTACAACAGTTGTAGAAAATCCAGATATTAAAAATAGCGTCTTTCAATTGGCTTTAGGGTATAAGTTTTAA
- a CDS encoding SemiSWEET family sugar transporter → MQVFNIDYIEIIGLTAAVLTTSAFLPQVYKTWKTKDVSALSLPMLLIFFIGIVFWLVYGILEKSLSMILANAITIMSSFLLLYFKIKYGKRQ, encoded by the coding sequence ATGCAAGTTTTCAATATAGACTACATAGAAATAATAGGTTTAACGGCCGCTGTTTTAACAACATCGGCTTTTTTACCTCAAGTTTATAAAACCTGGAAAACCAAAGATGTATCTGCATTGTCACTTCCTATGTTGCTTATCTTTTTTATTGGTATTGTATTTTGGTTAGTGTATGGAATTTTAGAAAAAAGTCTTTCCATGATTTTGGCTAATGCCATTACTATTATGTCTTCATTTTTACTGCTTTATTTCAAAATAAAGTATGGTAAACGTCAATAA
- a CDS encoding leucine--tRNA ligase has product MNYNFNEIEAKWQEYWAKNQTFKAENQSDKPKYYVLDMFPYPSGAGLHVGHPLGYIASDIYARYKRHKGFNVLHPQGYDSFGLPAEQYAIQTGQHPAITTAENIKTYRRQLDQIGFSFDWSREVRTSDPKYYKWTQWIFIQLFNSWYNYETNKAEDISALIKIFEVEGNTNVNAACDDDVESFTAEDWNGFDTTKKQKILLQYRLTYLAETEVNWCPALGTVLANDEIVNGVSERGGHPVIGKKMTQWSMRISAYAERLLQGLETIDWTDSLKESQRNWIGKSVGASVTFNVISSETTQSHTIEVFTTRPDTIFGVSFMTLAPEHELVSKITTPEQKEAVEAYVEATAKRSERDRMADVKTISGVFTGAYAEHPFTKEPIPIWIGDYVLASYGTGAVMAVPCGDQRDYDFAKHFNIPIPNIFEGVDISEQAFADKEKTIIANSDFINGMNYKKATKRVIYELEQIGHGKGKTNYRLRDAVFSRQRYWGEPFPVYYVDGLPQMIDTKYLPIELPEVEKYLPTETGEPPLGNATKWAWDTVNNKVVENEKIDNKTVFPLELNTMPGWAGSSQYFNRYMDPHNDEAIFSKEAIDYWQQVDLYIGGSEHATGHLLYSRFWQKFMFDKGYVNHDEFAKKLINQGMILGTSAFVARFSGYYKIGVYVSNENETNKEPLLKDNPIMEVSTEKGVLYVSSGITDDLELLKSETKQIVLDNFKKKIDLTSSFDFEIDLKIEFIDYQLDFIHSDVSFVNSSDELDVEAFKNWREEFMRAKYLFEADGTFKVKREVEKMSKSKYNVVNPDQICVDYGADSLRLYEMFLGPLEQYKPWNTAGITGVHGFLKKLWKLYFDDNGLKVTDAEPTKDNLKTLHKTIKKVEEDIENFSFNTSVSTFMIAVNELTSQKCTSKAILQPLLVLISPYAPHVAEQLYACVEFGKYIQPEELPSDYKGISDVAFPKFDESYLIESSKVYPISFNGKMRFTMELPLDMSKEDIEKAVMAHEKTQEQLAGRTPKKVIVVPGKIVNIVG; this is encoded by the coding sequence ATGAATTACAATTTCAACGAAATAGAAGCCAAATGGCAAGAATATTGGGCCAAAAACCAAACGTTTAAAGCCGAAAATCAAAGTGATAAACCCAAATATTATGTGTTGGATATGTTTCCGTATCCAAGTGGTGCGGGTTTACATGTTGGGCATCCATTAGGTTATATTGCTTCTGATATTTATGCACGTTACAAACGTCATAAAGGTTTTAACGTATTGCATCCGCAAGGATATGATTCTTTTGGTTTACCGGCTGAACAGTATGCCATTCAAACAGGTCAACATCCTGCCATTACTACTGCCGAAAATATTAAAACCTATCGTCGTCAGTTAGATCAAATTGGTTTTTCGTTCGATTGGTCTCGTGAGGTAAGAACCTCTGATCCGAAATATTACAAATGGACACAATGGATTTTTATTCAGCTATTCAATTCATGGTATAATTACGAAACAAATAAAGCCGAAGACATTTCAGCATTAATTAAAATATTTGAAGTTGAAGGGAATACCAATGTAAATGCCGCTTGCGATGATGATGTAGAAAGCTTTACTGCAGAAGATTGGAATGGTTTTGATACTACAAAAAAGCAAAAAATTCTATTACAATACCGCTTAACGTATTTAGCCGAAACCGAAGTAAACTGGTGTCCTGCTTTAGGTACGGTATTGGCAAATGATGAAATTGTAAATGGCGTGTCTGAGCGTGGTGGACATCCTGTAATTGGAAAGAAAATGACCCAATGGAGTATGCGTATTTCAGCCTATGCAGAACGTTTACTTCAAGGTTTAGAAACTATTGATTGGACAGATTCTTTAAAAGAAAGTCAGCGTAACTGGATAGGAAAATCGGTTGGAGCTTCAGTAACCTTTAACGTCATTTCGAGTGAAACGACGCAATCTCATACCATAGAAGTATTTACCACACGTCCTGATACTATTTTCGGAGTGAGTTTCATGACTTTAGCGCCAGAGCACGAGTTAGTTTCTAAAATAACAACACCCGAGCAAAAAGAAGCAGTAGAGGCTTATGTTGAAGCCACCGCAAAACGTAGTGAGCGCGATAGAATGGCCGATGTTAAAACCATTTCAGGGGTGTTTACTGGGGCTTATGCAGAACATCCGTTTACTAAAGAACCTATTCCAATTTGGATTGGAGATTACGTATTAGCAAGTTACGGTACAGGCGCTGTAATGGCAGTACCATGTGGTGATCAACGCGATTATGATTTCGCGAAGCATTTCAACATTCCTATTCCAAATATTTTTGAAGGTGTTGATATTTCTGAGCAAGCCTTTGCAGATAAAGAAAAAACCATTATTGCCAATAGCGATTTTATTAATGGCATGAACTATAAAAAAGCTACCAAACGAGTAATTTATGAGTTGGAGCAAATTGGTCATGGCAAAGGAAAAACCAATTACCGCTTACGCGATGCTGTGTTTAGTCGCCAGCGTTATTGGGGAGAGCCGTTCCCAGTGTATTACGTTGATGGCTTACCACAAATGATTGATACCAAGTATTTACCAATTGAGTTGCCTGAGGTTGAAAAATATTTACCAACCGAAACCGGTGAACCACCATTAGGAAACGCCACCAAATGGGCTTGGGATACCGTAAATAATAAAGTGGTTGAAAACGAAAAGATTGACAATAAAACCGTATTCCCATTAGAGTTAAATACCATGCCAGGGTGGGCAGGAAGTTCGCAATACTTTAACCGCTACATGGATCCACATAATGACGAGGCCATCTTCTCTAAAGAAGCTATAGATTATTGGCAACAAGTAGATTTATATATTGGTGGTAGTGAACACGCAACCGGTCACTTACTGTATTCGCGTTTTTGGCAAAAATTTATGTTTGATAAAGGCTATGTAAACCACGATGAGTTTGCTAAAAAGCTAATTAACCAAGGCATGATTTTGGGGACGAGTGCTTTTGTTGCAAGGTTTTCGGGGTATTATAAAATTGGAGTGTATGTTTCAAATGAAAACGAAACAAACAAGGAGCCTCTTTTAAAAGATAATCCAATTATGGAGGTTTCAACTGAAAAAGGTGTTTTGTACGTTTCTAGTGGAATAACAGATGATTTAGAATTACTTAAAAGTGAGACGAAACAAATTGTTCTTGATAATTTTAAAAAGAAAATTGATTTAACTTCAAGTTTTGATTTTGAAATAGATTTAAAAATAGAATTTATTGATTATCAATTAGATTTTATACATTCAGATGTTTCTTTTGTCAACTCATCTGATGAATTGGATGTCGAAGCCTTTAAAAATTGGAGAGAAGAATTTATGAGGGCGAAATATCTTTTCGAGGCTGACGGAACCTTTAAAGTAAAAAGAGAAGTCGAAAAAATGTCCAAATCAAAATATAATGTAGTTAATCCAGACCAAATTTGTGTTGATTATGGTGCCGATAGTTTACGTCTTTACGAGATGTTTCTTGGGCCTTTAGAGCAATACAAACCTTGGAATACGGCTGGTATTACCGGTGTTCACGGTTTCTTAAAGAAGCTTTGGAAACTGTATTTTGATGACAACGGACTTAAAGTAACCGATGCAGAACCAACCAAAGACAACCTTAAAACATTACATAAAACCATTAAAAAGGTTGAAGAAGATATTGAGAATTTCTCTTTCAATACATCGGTATCAACCTTCATGATTGCGGTTAATGAGTTAACAAGTCAAAAATGTACAAGTAAAGCTATTTTACAACCATTATTGGTGCTAATTTCACCCTATGCGCCACATGTAGCAGAACAACTTTATGCTTGTGTTGAATTTGGTAAGTACATTCAACCAGAAGAATTACCAAGTGATTACAAAGGTATTAGTGATGTTGCGTTTCCTAAGTTTGACGAAAGTTATTTAATAGAAAGCAGCAAAGTATACCCAATTTCGTTTAACGGAAAAATGCGTTTTACTATGGAGTTACCATTAGATATGAGTAAAGAAGACATAGAAAAAGCAGTAATGGCGCACGAAAAAACACAAGAACAATTAGCGGGCAGAACGCCTAAAAAGGTTATTGTAGTGCCTGGTAAAATTGTGAATATTGTAGGGTAA
- the ald gene encoding alanine dehydrogenase, with protein sequence MKIGVPIEIKNNENRVGMTPSGVFELTKRNHSVYIQKNAGYNSGFLDEDYINAGATILDTIEEIYDVAEMIVKVKEPIEKEYSLIKEDQVVFTYFHFASSETLTRAMIDSKAVCIAYETVEDEDGSLPLLIPMSEVAGRMSIQQGAKYLEKPIKGRGILLGGIPGVPPAKVLILGAGVVGVQAARMASGLGANVFILDINMKALRHVSETMPNNVISEFSSEYNIRKHIKDSDLIIGGVLIKGAKAPKLITRDMLKDMRPGTVMVDVAVDQGGCFETTKPTTHQDPTYIIDEVVHYSVANMPGAVPYTSTMGLTNVTLPYVIKLADMGWKKATNTNKSLAKGLNIVNGKIVYKEIAEAFDLEYEMV encoded by the coding sequence ATGAAAATTGGTGTTCCTATTGAAATCAAAAACAATGAAAATAGAGTTGGCATGACGCCATCGGGTGTTTTTGAACTTACTAAAAGAAATCATTCTGTTTATATTCAAAAAAATGCAGGATATAATAGTGGATTTTTAGACGAAGATTATATCAATGCAGGCGCTACAATATTAGATACTATTGAAGAAATCTACGATGTAGCCGAAATGATTGTAAAAGTTAAAGAACCTATTGAAAAAGAGTATAGTTTAATTAAGGAAGACCAAGTGGTGTTTACTTATTTTCATTTTGCATCTAGTGAAACACTTACTAGAGCTATGATTGATAGTAAAGCGGTTTGTATAGCTTATGAAACTGTTGAAGATGAAGATGGTTCTTTACCATTATTAATACCAATGTCTGAAGTTGCAGGAAGAATGTCTATTCAACAAGGTGCTAAATATTTAGAAAAACCCATTAAAGGGCGTGGTATTTTATTAGGAGGAATACCTGGAGTACCACCTGCAAAAGTATTAATATTAGGAGCTGGAGTAGTAGGGGTTCAAGCGGCACGTATGGCTTCTGGTTTAGGTGCTAACGTGTTTATTTTAGATATAAATATGAAGGCATTACGTCATGTTAGTGAAACCATGCCAAATAACGTTATTAGTGAGTTTTCTAGTGAATATAACATTAGAAAACATATTAAAGATTCTGATTTAATTATTGGAGGCGTGTTAATAAAAGGAGCCAAAGCACCAAAATTAATTACCAGAGACATGCTTAAAGACATGCGCCCCGGAACCGTAATGGTTGATGTGGCGGTAGATCAAGGTGGTTGTTTTGAAACTACAAAACCAACAACACACCAAGATCCAACTTATATTATTGATGAGGTTGTACATTACTCTGTTGCTAATATGCCTGGGGCTGTACCTTATACTTCAACTATGGGATTAACAAATGTTACTTTACCATATGTAATTAAGTTAGCAGATATGGGTTGGAAAAAAGCTACCAATACAAATAAATCGCTTGCCAAAGGACTTAATATTGTAAACGGAAAAATAGTTTATAAAGAAATAGCAGAAGCATTTGATTTAGAATACGAAATGGTTTAA